One Janthinobacterium sp. TB1-E2 genomic region harbors:
- a CDS encoding carbohydrate ABC transporter permease, which yields MGKLTIRRGVDHAATTAITTVIILVALFPILWAVLNSFKELMDIVTPVPRFFFSPTLANYKQVLASPEVLTGLGNSVAIVGVAVLLGAVLGVPAAYAIARYPIPAKKDIQFFLLSLRFLPPVAVAIPLISIWIDLGLYDSRLSMVVTYLLVTLSTIIWLSIPAFARIPKEIEEAAALDGYGPYQVFWYVALPVASKTLMGGIVFSFVLVWNELMIALALTSSKSMTLPVVASAFTSMGQEVPWGVVNASTVLLALPPLLFVGILGRLLNSMLKHK from the coding sequence ATGGGAAAACTGACTATCCGGCGTGGCGTGGACCATGCCGCCACCACCGCCATTACCACCGTGATTATCTTGGTGGCGCTGTTCCCCATCCTGTGGGCCGTGCTCAATTCCTTCAAGGAGCTGATGGACATCGTCACGCCCGTGCCGCGCTTTTTCTTCAGCCCGACACTGGCCAACTACAAGCAGGTGCTGGCCAGCCCGGAAGTACTGACGGGGCTGGGCAACAGCGTGGCCATCGTCGGCGTGGCCGTGCTGCTGGGGGCCGTGCTGGGCGTGCCGGCCGCGTATGCGATCGCCCGCTATCCGATTCCCGCCAAGAAGGATATCCAGTTCTTCCTGCTGTCGCTGCGCTTTTTGCCGCCGGTGGCCGTCGCTATTCCCTTGATCTCGATCTGGATCGACCTGGGCCTGTACGACTCGCGCCTGTCGATGGTGGTGACGTATCTGCTGGTGACCCTGTCGACCATCATCTGGCTGTCGATTCCCGCGTTTGCCCGCATCCCGAAAGAGATCGAGGAAGCGGCCGCGCTCGATGGCTACGGCCCTTACCAGGTGTTCTGGTACGTGGCCCTGCCCGTGGCCTCCAAAACCCTGATGGGCGGCATCGTCTTCAGCTTCGTGCTGGTCTGGAATGAACTGATGATCGCGCTGGCGCTCACCTCGTCGAAAAGCATGACCCTGCCCGTGGTGGCGTCGGCATTCACGTCGATGGGCCAGGAAGTGCCGTGGGGCGTGGTGAACGCCTCCACCGTGCTGCTGGCGCTGCCGCCGCTGCTGTTCGTCGGCATCCTGGGACGGCTGCTCAACTCCATGCTCAAACATAAATAA
- a CDS encoding sugar ABC transporter permease — translation MPHSIHKKRHTWLPAVFLTLPLLVLLILGLVPSIAAINLALQNRVLRYSDSDYVGFANFLRLFGDRRFLNAVQVSAIWEVVTVAGSLIVGVLLAVFLFEKVKGRTRDIIALLLIVPVLLPRVSAAFIWKFMYSPLMGILNWMLECVGLGGTALLSDPATALYAVALVDIWQWGLFFGAVILKLLETLPGEPLEAARLDYASTLQVYAYIALPMLKVPIMSLVFIKMVESLRSFDLIYVMTKGGPGISTETLDMYAYAQGIGLMGKVSYASSMAVLMMLATTVIFTLLWKRVAKWEN, via the coding sequence ATGCCACACTCCATCCATAAAAAACGCCACACCTGGCTGCCGGCCGTCTTCCTGACCTTGCCGCTGCTGGTCCTGCTGATACTGGGCCTGGTGCCCAGTATCGCCGCCATCAACCTGGCCCTGCAAAACCGCGTGCTGCGCTACAGCGACAGCGATTACGTCGGCTTTGCCAATTTTCTCCGCCTGTTCGGCGACCGCCGCTTCCTCAATGCCGTGCAGGTGTCGGCCATCTGGGAAGTGGTGACCGTGGCCGGCTCGCTGATCGTCGGCGTGCTGCTGGCCGTGTTCCTGTTCGAGAAGGTGAAGGGACGCACGCGTGACATCATCGCGCTGCTCTTGATCGTGCCCGTGCTGCTGCCGCGCGTGTCGGCCGCTTTCATCTGGAAGTTCATGTATTCGCCGCTGATGGGCATCCTCAACTGGATGCTCGAATGCGTGGGACTGGGCGGCACGGCCCTGCTGTCCGACCCTGCCACGGCCCTGTACGCGGTGGCGCTGGTCGATATCTGGCAGTGGGGCCTGTTCTTCGGCGCCGTCATCCTGAAGCTGCTGGAAACCCTGCCCGGCGAACCGTTGGAAGCGGCGCGCCTCGACTACGCCAGTACGCTCCAGGTGTATGCCTACATCGCGCTGCCCATGCTGAAGGTGCCCATCATGAGCCTCGTGTTCATCAAGATGGTCGAGTCGCTGCGTTCGTTCGACCTGATCTACGTGATGACCAAGGGCGGCCCCGGCATCTCCACCGAAACCCTGGACATGTACGCGTATGCGCAAGGCATCGGCCTGATGGGCAAGGTGTCGTACGCATCGAGCATGGCCGTGCTGATGATGCTGGCCACGACAGTAATATTCACCCTGCTCTGGAAGCGAGTCGCCAAATGGGAAAACTGA
- a CDS encoding ABC transporter substrate-binding protein → MKIMTAVAWGTLMSAGFADASAQSCSVPVIKVLAQKSLGLTVMEKTLAEYEKKSGTKVQISYFGENDRRSKARLDASTKAGSYQIYYIDEANVAEFATAGWVVPLLKYLPKDADYDDFLPGRRAVASYKGVAYFAPLIGGSDFLFYRRDLLEKAGIAVPKTLDELVAAVKKMNNPPNVYGWAARGQRGSGMNVWRWAPFMLAAGGKWENNGVPAFNSPQAVKATTLYRELFKYSPPGGATYDWSNALEAFRSGKVAFMIESTPFADWMEDPKKSSVVDKVGYVRPPAPLPSAAYGHGLAISATGAKDECTRQAAGKFIAFATGKEQEQARLKDNVFSDYNRTSTINSDYFRKHVKPQIQAGLTDTTPVSRVTIWPSPEWPDIGDNLGVVLEEVFTGTRGDVQSALDEANEYATEVVSRAKKRK, encoded by the coding sequence ATGAAAATCATGACTGCTGTTGCATGGGGCACCCTCATGTCCGCCGGGTTTGCAGACGCCTCGGCGCAAAGCTGCTCGGTGCCCGTGATCAAGGTGCTGGCACAAAAAAGCCTGGGCTTGACGGTGATGGAAAAGACCCTCGCCGAGTATGAAAAGAAAAGCGGCACCAAGGTACAAATCAGCTATTTCGGCGAAAACGACCGCCGCTCGAAAGCCCGCCTCGACGCTTCCACCAAGGCCGGCTCCTACCAGATCTATTACATCGACGAAGCCAACGTGGCCGAATTCGCCACGGCCGGTTGGGTCGTCCCCCTGCTTAAATACCTGCCCAAGGACGCCGATTACGACGACTTCCTGCCGGGCCGCCGCGCCGTCGCCTCGTACAAGGGCGTAGCGTATTTCGCGCCCCTGATCGGCGGCAGCGACTTCCTGTTCTACCGCCGCGACCTGCTGGAAAAAGCCGGCATCGCCGTGCCGAAGACGCTCGATGAACTGGTCGCCGCCGTCAAGAAAATGAATAATCCGCCGAATGTGTATGGCTGGGCGGCGCGGGGCCAGCGCGGCTCGGGCATGAATGTGTGGCGCTGGGCGCCGTTTATGCTGGCCGCCGGCGGCAAGTGGGAAAACAATGGCGTGCCGGCCTTCAATTCGCCGCAGGCCGTCAAGGCCACCACCCTGTACCGCGAGCTGTTCAAGTATTCGCCGCCGGGCGGCGCCACCTACGACTGGAGCAATGCGCTCGAAGCGTTCAGGTCGGGCAAGGTGGCGTTCATGATCGAGTCGACGCCGTTTGCCGACTGGATGGAAGACCCGAAAAAATCCTCGGTGGTCGACAAGGTCGGCTATGTGCGCCCGCCAGCGCCGCTGCCATCGGCCGCGTATGGCCACGGCCTGGCCATCTCCGCCACCGGCGCGAAAGATGAATGCACGCGCCAGGCGGCCGGCAAGTTCATCGCCTTCGCCACGGGCAAGGAGCAGGAGCAGGCGCGCCTGAAGGACAACGTCTTCAGCGACTATAACCGCACCAGCACCATCAACAGCGACTACTTCCGCAAGCACGTCAAGCCGCAGATCCAGGCGGGCCTGACGGACACCACGCCCGTCTCGCGCGTCACCATCTGGCCCAGCCCCGAGTGGCCGGACATCGGCGACAACCTGGGCGTAGTTTTGGAGGAAGTGTTTACGGGCACGCGCGGCGACGTGCAAAGCGCGTTGGATGAGGCGAATGAGTATGCGACCGAGGTGGTTTCTCGGGCGAAGAAGCGCAAATAA